A genomic segment from Chitinophaga niabensis encodes:
- a CDS encoding efflux RND transporter periplasmic adaptor subunit, with the protein MTENVNIPVTAIAASEVEEEVSLIKTGTLAPGKQAKALSVTSGSVQRIQFRLGSYVRQGQVLAIIDTRLLQYDLQRSLFNESKLKNDLQTYTELLAGNAATREKVNEIRLNYEDALNQVQQLRKQIADASIKAPVSGTIYTKPIEEGAFIATGGEIASIADLSSLKAAVYLTESEVYQVKPGQQVQLTTEVYADKVFEGKVTFISPQANGAFNYFVEITVANDSSFPLRAGTFVNADFSKKTLQKILLIPREALNESTQDASVYVVEGGKARLRKINTGKGYGNKIQVTGGLQPAELVVTSGQINLKDGASVNVSNSN; encoded by the coding sequence GTGACCGAAAACGTAAATATACCCGTTACTGCCATTGCCGCAAGTGAAGTAGAAGAAGAGGTCTCTTTAATAAAGACAGGCACTTTGGCACCTGGTAAACAAGCCAAAGCTTTGTCTGTAACAAGCGGAAGCGTTCAGCGTATCCAATTCCGCCTGGGAAGCTATGTACGCCAGGGGCAGGTACTTGCCATCATTGATACCCGGCTGTTACAATACGATCTGCAAAGATCATTGTTTAACGAATCTAAGTTGAAAAATGATCTGCAAACCTATACTGAACTTTTAGCAGGAAATGCTGCCACCCGGGAAAAGGTGAATGAGATCCGCCTGAACTATGAGGATGCCCTTAACCAGGTACAACAGCTTCGCAAACAAATTGCCGATGCCTCCATAAAGGCGCCGGTTAGTGGGACCATTTACACCAAGCCAATTGAAGAGGGAGCATTTATTGCCACTGGAGGGGAGATTGCGTCCATTGCGGACCTGTCTTCGTTAAAGGCGGCAGTATATTTAACAGAATCAGAAGTTTACCAGGTAAAACCTGGCCAGCAGGTACAACTCACTACGGAAGTTTATGCTGATAAGGTTTTCGAAGGTAAGGTCACTTTTATCAGCCCACAGGCAAACGGAGCCTTTAATTACTTTGTGGAGATCACCGTAGCAAATGACAGCTCTTTTCCATTGCGTGCAGGCACTTTTGTAAACGCAGATTTTTCAAAGAAAACATTACAGAAAATACTACTGATCCCCAGGGAGGCATTAAATGAAAGTACACAGGATGCTTCGGTATACGTGGTTGAAGGCGGAAAAGCCAGGTTGCGGAAAATAAATACCGGGAAAGGATACGGGAATAAAATACAGGTTACCGGCGGCTTGCAGCCAGCAGAACTGGTGGTTACCTCGGGGCAGATCAACCTAAAAGATGGCGCATCGGTAAATGTTTCAAATAGCAATTAA
- a CDS encoding ABC transporter permease — protein MFSNYLKIAFRVLWRNKIYVTLNIVGLGFAIACCILAYLNYNYRANFDQNHTHTEHIYRINSTRLVDGSKQTWGVVPLALAQTIKKEAVGADRIARLRSASVVVKVQENTFDERIHYTDKSLFDLFTFPLKSGNLSGFEQLNQVVISEPFANKYFPDQMPVGKPLTIVGPEGNAKIYNIAAVMQKVPANSSIQFDIVTSFENEIAPGAPANQELITTFVELKDKQATHFVTANLSPYIALHNSKHTDWPIESFSLQPFSDLRASSDIDMPGYVNGSQLMANPRGVLVIVPALMSLFILIITCFNFTNISLAFASGRLKEIGIRKVIGGFRSQLIRQFLTENIILCLLASALALLFVLLLLPIVIQLTNIELSPDYGRDYGFWLFLLLIPGVCAIFSGLYPAIYISSFQPVRILKGKTSLASSNRFTRFLLIAQFSFTCFALVVGIAMTQHASFQRKADFGYAINEVAVVEINDPKEYTVFSQAVQSHPHIKSVAGCVQQIGADTYTQTAKSGNGEVQVQVARVGGKAYLNSMGIRLVMGRHFYDTGADTDESILVNETFLQRLRLTQPLGQRVTLDSTSYTIVGVVSDYKEYGLHGLVPPCVLRLANPEEYKFMVVRSEKDKLAQVVKYLQADWHKIAPDVPYRGFLQSDLIEKEVRMTQAFKSIAFFLAIVTLLLSASGLFAQISLNIDKRSKEIGVRKVLGASVLQIIGLVNRGFIRILLVAFVVGSILGHLFTSKFVFNVIYQYHPDAGPIPYIGTFLIVLLCCGAIIGTKVFRAATANPIERLRTE, from the coding sequence ATGTTCTCGAACTACCTGAAGATTGCTTTCCGTGTTCTCTGGCGCAACAAGATCTATGTAACCCTAAATATTGTGGGATTGGGCTTTGCCATTGCATGCTGTATATTAGCTTACCTGAACTACAATTACCGGGCAAATTTCGATCAAAATCATACGCATACCGAACATATTTACAGGATTAACAGCACCCGGCTGGTCGATGGCAGTAAGCAAACCTGGGGCGTTGTACCATTAGCGCTGGCCCAAACGATAAAGAAGGAAGCAGTGGGGGCGGATCGGATTGCCCGGTTACGTAGCGCTTCCGTAGTTGTTAAGGTTCAGGAAAATACTTTTGACGAACGTATCCACTACACAGATAAGAGCCTGTTTGATCTTTTTACATTTCCGCTAAAATCCGGGAACTTGTCTGGTTTTGAACAATTGAACCAGGTGGTGATCAGTGAACCTTTTGCAAACAAATACTTCCCTGATCAAATGCCGGTGGGCAAGCCTCTAACAATTGTCGGCCCCGAAGGCAATGCCAAAATATATAATATTGCTGCTGTAATGCAGAAAGTTCCTGCAAATTCAAGCATACAGTTCGATATCGTCACTTCTTTTGAGAATGAAATAGCCCCGGGTGCCCCGGCGAACCAGGAACTCATTACAACATTTGTGGAATTAAAAGACAAACAGGCAACCCATTTTGTAACGGCCAATCTTAGTCCTTATATAGCGCTTCATAACAGTAAGCATACTGACTGGCCCATAGAAAGCTTTTCCCTGCAACCCTTCTCTGATCTGAGGGCCAGTTCAGATATTGATATGCCGGGATATGTAAACGGCAGCCAGCTGATGGCGAACCCGCGTGGTGTGCTTGTTATAGTTCCGGCGCTGATGTCCCTCTTTATTTTAATTATTACCTGCTTTAATTTTACTAATATCTCCCTTGCATTTGCCAGTGGCAGGTTAAAAGAGATCGGTATTCGTAAAGTGATTGGCGGTTTCAGGAGCCAATTGATCCGGCAATTTTTAACGGAGAACATTATTCTTTGTTTGCTGGCTTCGGCCCTGGCATTGTTATTTGTGCTTTTATTATTGCCAATAGTTATCCAGCTCACCAATATTGAACTTTCGCCTGACTATGGCAGGGATTATGGTTTCTGGTTGTTCTTGTTGCTCATTCCCGGCGTGTGTGCCATCTTTTCAGGTCTATACCCTGCGATATATATCAGTTCCTTTCAGCCTGTGCGGATCCTTAAAGGCAAAACTTCCCTTGCTTCTTCCAATCGTTTTACACGTTTCCTGCTGATCGCGCAATTTAGTTTTACGTGCTTTGCGCTGGTGGTTGGCATTGCGATGACCCAGCATGCGTCTTTTCAGAGGAAAGCAGATTTTGGCTATGCCATTAATGAGGTTGCCGTTGTAGAAATCAATGATCCAAAGGAATACACCGTTTTTAGCCAGGCTGTTCAGTCGCACCCGCACATTAAAAGTGTTGCAGGATGTGTTCAGCAAATTGGGGCTGACACATACACTCAAACGGCCAAATCCGGAAATGGCGAGGTGCAGGTGCAGGTAGCGCGCGTTGGAGGCAAGGCCTATCTCAACAGCATGGGCATACGTTTAGTTATGGGGCGTCATTTTTACGATACCGGCGCGGACACCGATGAATCCATCCTGGTGAACGAAACATTCCTGCAAAGATTGCGGCTGACACAACCGCTGGGCCAACGGGTAACCCTCGACAGCACCAGCTACACTATTGTTGGCGTTGTAAGTGATTATAAGGAATATGGCCTGCATGGCCTTGTACCTCCCTGTGTACTACGGTTGGCCAATCCTGAGGAGTATAAATTCATGGTCGTACGTTCAGAAAAAGATAAATTGGCACAGGTAGTAAAGTATCTCCAGGCAGACTGGCACAAAATAGCGCCCGATGTGCCATACCGCGGCTTTTTACAGTCTGATCTCATTGAAAAAGAGGTCCGGATGACCCAGGCATTTAAATCGATCGCTTTTTTCCTGGCTATCGTTACTTTACTTTTATCTGCATCAGGCTTGTTTGCCCAAATTTCCCTGAACATTGATAAGCGGAGTAAAGAAATTGGCGTACGAAAAGTACTTGGCGCATCGGTGCTGCAGATCATTGGACTTGTCAACCGGGGGTTCATACGTATCCTCCTGGTCGCATTTGTCGTTGGTTCCATCCTGGGCCATTTGTTCACCAGCAAGTTTGTTTTCAACGTTATTTACCAATACCATCCGGATGCCGGACCTATCCCTTACATTGGTACATTCCTTATTGTGTTGCTTTGTTGTGGTGCGATCATTGGAACGAAAGTGTTCCGTGCCGCAACGGCAAATCCAATAGAAAGATTGCGGACTGAGTAA
- a CDS encoding TolC family protein, whose product MIPKATSITLLLFIAALKCSAQGPWTLKQCIAYGLANHRNNKIYANQKIAADAKAKEMLADYLPKVSVASTLDNNLKLQQSVIPAGIFGPDELKVSFTQKFNSNAFGQLDQVIYDKALLTGLKANKYYAQQADLNIAQSQEAIIYNISTAYFQILIYTQQLELLAYNKEAYEKQIVIYQLRVNKGVALQKDLDKVMVDYNNSISQARVASGNLKLAENELKYEMGYAIDQPLAVQVLTKIEMPGDSSTTFSPSSRIDYKLSQLDIKLLQVDQSRIKAEGLPKLNAYFRYGANGFGNNITGAYNDLLPYSAAGLKLSIPVFDFYKRNARYKQAEIKRMNAEENLKLNEGKYRVEYDNTRTKLLQAEVNVENDQRTIELAQSVFKVTDLQFQKGTTDLTDWLNTQHSLKEAQTAYLNSLYTYYKARIDLEKAAGSLKAFYRSL is encoded by the coding sequence ATGATACCCAAAGCAACAAGCATTACATTACTCTTATTCATTGCCGCATTGAAATGTAGCGCACAAGGTCCATGGACATTAAAACAGTGTATAGCGTATGGGCTTGCCAATCACCGCAATAATAAGATCTATGCTAATCAAAAGATAGCAGCTGATGCAAAGGCAAAAGAAATGCTGGCAGATTACCTGCCGAAAGTATCTGTGGCTTCAACGCTTGATAATAACCTTAAACTGCAGCAAAGCGTAATTCCGGCAGGAATTTTTGGCCCCGATGAACTTAAAGTGTCTTTTACTCAGAAATTTAATTCCAATGCCTTTGGGCAACTGGACCAGGTGATCTACGATAAAGCCTTATTAACAGGGCTGAAAGCGAATAAATATTATGCGCAACAAGCGGACCTTAATATAGCCCAAAGCCAGGAAGCCATTATCTATAATATTTCCACCGCATACTTCCAGATACTGATCTATACCCAACAGCTTGAACTGTTAGCCTATAATAAGGAGGCTTATGAAAAGCAGATAGTTATATATCAGTTGCGGGTAAACAAAGGTGTTGCACTACAAAAGGACCTTGATAAGGTGATGGTCGATTATAATAATAGCATTTCACAGGCACGGGTTGCATCCGGTAACCTGAAGTTGGCGGAAAATGAATTGAAATACGAAATGGGATATGCCATCGACCAGCCACTTGCAGTACAGGTCTTAACCAAAATAGAAATGCCGGGGGATAGCTCAACCACCTTTTCTCCTTCTTCAAGGATTGATTATAAACTTTCCCAACTGGACATTAAACTACTCCAGGTAGATCAATCCCGTATTAAGGCAGAGGGGCTGCCTAAATTGAACGCTTACTTCAGGTATGGTGCCAATGGTTTTGGAAACAACATTACAGGCGCTTATAATGACCTGCTGCCTTATTCAGCTGCAGGACTGAAATTGAGCATTCCTGTTTTCGATTTCTATAAGAGAAATGCAAGGTATAAGCAGGCTGAGATCAAACGCATGAATGCGGAAGAAAACCTGAAACTAAATGAGGGTAAATATAGAGTGGAGTATGATAATACAAGGACTAAACTTTTGCAGGCAGAAGTAAATGTTGAAAATGATCAGCGCACGATCGAACTAGCTCAATCAGTATTTAAGGTAACCGATCTTCAGTTTCAGAAAGGTACCACAGATCTCACCGATTGGCTTAATACGCAGCACTCATTGAAGGAAGCTCAAACTGCTTATCTCAATTCACTTTATACTTATTACAAAGCGCGTATCGACCTTGAAAAGGCAGCCGGATCACTAAAAGCATTTTACAGATCACTTTAA
- a CDS encoding Crp/Fnr family transcriptional regulator, with protein MKKFTDDQIYAAVSGRLNAFTMLPPQVHERIREKTQIVSFKKREIFHRADETCRYCYFIVDGFTMAYTLDKDMEEITSWCMDTGDIITSVISYYTQTPSNEYLVALQDSICVRFHYEDMIAIAEEFPIFYKLMWLVDVHYHMQLYLRDSWKGLDAKDRYIKLQEHFPNIILKAPQSVIASYLGISKFHLSDIRRELKLGNPPEEEE; from the coding sequence ATGAAAAAATTTACAGACGATCAAATTTATGCTGCTGTATCCGGCAGATTGAACGCTTTTACCATGCTTCCTCCACAAGTACATGAAAGAATCAGAGAAAAAACACAAATCGTATCTTTTAAGAAAAGGGAGATCTTTCACAGGGCAGATGAAACCTGCAGGTATTGCTACTTTATTGTTGATGGCTTTACAATGGCGTACACATTGGATAAGGATATGGAAGAAATAACTTCCTGGTGTATGGATACAGGAGATATCATTACATCCGTTATCAGCTATTACACACAAACTCCTTCAAATGAATACCTCGTTGCCCTGCAGGATTCCATATGCGTAAGATTTCACTATGAAGATATGATAGCTATTGCAGAAGAATTTCCTATATTCTACAAACTCATGTGGCTTGTTGATGTACACTACCATATGCAACTCTACCTGCGGGATTCCTGGAAGGGGCTGGATGCAAAGGACAGGTACATAAAATTACAGGAGCACTTCCCTAATATCATTCTGAAAGCCCCTCAATCCGTCATTGCCTCCTATCTCGGTATATCAAAGTTTCACCTTAGTGATATCAGGAGAGAGCTTAAACTTGGCAATCCTCCGGAAGAGGAAGAATAA
- a CDS encoding efflux RND transporter permease subunit, giving the protein MSITEIAIKRPLLLIVIFTVLVLFGIQSYLGLNYNLLPKIEVPTVSVSTIYPGASAAEVQNTVTKELEDVFSSVEGLDQISSTSQESVSIITVSFKSGTDIDKAERNVQQKADLALNDLPEDAKRPLVSKVNLEETPVIKAGVTANMSPRSLYDLVDKQVRPVLQNVAGVGQVNIIGGDQREIQINIKQDKLLAYGLSIGQVSQAISASNLSFPAGGIETKNQQFSIRYDANVVSLDQLRDLIVLQHPTDGAIYLKNIAEVVDATAKTTAINHINGVPSIGVQIIKQGDANAVDVSRHVKKAFTNVETQYSTQQLKFNVSSDQSIYTLHAADAVMVDLWLAVMIVGIVMLAFLHSLRSSMFVLIALPASIIPTFIAMYLLGFSLNLMTLMAMSLVVGILVDDSIVVLENIYRHMEMGSDKRTAALEGRNEIGFTALSITLVDVVVFLPLALAGGMIGAILREFSLVVVFSTLMSLFVSFTVTPLLVSRFGKLEHLTRETLWGKMNLAFERFIEMLKDEYARSLEIVLRKKRWLLSGVLLLIVGAIALVPMGFIGAAFIPKTDQGDLVLRMELEPAATIYKTNMLVQEAEKVLLQQPEVEKVFSSIGFISGNVSGAGSNANLAELTLTLVDKKKRNMNADAFGVYIQQKLSSIVKGVKFSNVATSITGNVSSAPIQIAVKGVDLNVVREVAEAYKSIVEQVPGTQFVKLSVKERKPEVSIKLNREKMSLLGLNASTVGATLQNAFSGNEEGQFKEGGNEYDIRVSLDKYSRSDVGNIKNLSFVNTRGQNILLNQFAEVTETLGETTLQRINRLGAITVQSNVAGRPTGTVSAEIKEKARSVKVPAGISIDYLGDSKNQADAFGSLGLALITAILLVYLIMVALYENAVYPFVVLFSIPVALIGALLALALTMETLNIFTIIGMIMLLGLVSKNAILMVDFTNRLKADGRTVKEALVEAGKERLRPILMTTLAMIFGMLPIAIASGAASEIKNGMAWVIIGGLTSSMVLTLFVVPGMYLIIEDFLVRFKGKPLIR; this is encoded by the coding sequence ATGTCAATTACGGAAATAGCCATAAAAAGACCTTTGCTTCTGATCGTTATATTTACAGTACTGGTGCTGTTTGGGATACAGTCGTATTTAGGTCTTAACTACAATCTCTTACCAAAGATAGAAGTGCCTACCGTTTCCGTGAGTACTATTTATCCCGGCGCTTCTGCGGCCGAGGTGCAGAACACGGTAACCAAAGAACTGGAGGATGTTTTTTCATCAGTTGAAGGCCTGGACCAGATCAGTTCAACATCACAGGAGAGTGTTTCGATCATAACCGTATCATTTAAAAGCGGAACTGATATAGATAAAGCTGAGCGGAATGTTCAGCAAAAGGCAGATCTTGCATTAAACGATCTTCCTGAAGATGCCAAACGGCCGTTGGTCAGCAAAGTTAATTTAGAGGAAACCCCAGTGATCAAAGCAGGTGTAACTGCAAATATGTCTCCCCGTAGCCTCTACGACCTGGTGGATAAACAGGTCAGGCCTGTTTTACAAAACGTTGCAGGCGTTGGACAGGTGAATATAATAGGAGGGGACCAGCGTGAGATACAGATCAATATTAAGCAGGATAAACTATTAGCCTATGGGCTTTCCATCGGCCAGGTTTCACAAGCCATCAGCGCTTCCAATCTTTCCTTTCCCGCCGGAGGTATTGAAACAAAGAACCAGCAGTTTTCCATACGGTATGATGCCAATGTTGTTTCCCTGGATCAACTTCGGGACCTCATTGTTCTGCAACATCCAACGGATGGAGCAATCTATCTTAAAAACATTGCAGAAGTAGTTGACGCCACTGCCAAAACAACTGCCATCAATCATATTAATGGCGTCCCGTCTATCGGCGTGCAGATCATTAAACAGGGTGACGCCAATGCGGTAGATGTAAGCAGGCATGTGAAAAAAGCCTTTACTAATGTAGAAACGCAATACTCCACTCAACAACTAAAGTTTAATGTTTCATCTGATCAAAGTATCTACACGCTGCATGCAGCAGATGCGGTAATGGTGGACCTTTGGCTTGCAGTGATGATTGTCGGTATCGTGATGCTGGCTTTTCTTCACAGCTTACGGAGCTCTATGTTCGTTTTGATTGCACTGCCGGCTTCCATTATTCCAACATTTATTGCCATGTATTTACTGGGCTTCTCCCTCAACCTGATGACGCTAATGGCGATGTCTCTTGTGGTAGGGATCCTGGTGGATGATTCCATTGTAGTGTTGGAAAACATTTATCGTCATATGGAAATGGGGTCAGACAAACGCACCGCGGCACTTGAAGGGCGGAATGAAATTGGGTTTACCGCCCTTTCTATCACCCTGGTGGATGTGGTAGTGTTCCTTCCTTTAGCACTGGCCGGAGGGATGATTGGCGCTATTCTCCGGGAATTCTCCCTGGTTGTTGTATTCTCCACATTGATGAGCCTTTTTGTTTCTTTTACGGTAACGCCGTTATTGGTGAGCCGTTTTGGCAAACTGGAGCATTTGACCCGGGAAACGTTGTGGGGAAAAATGAACCTTGCTTTTGAACGTTTTATTGAGATGCTTAAAGATGAATACGCAAGATCACTGGAAATAGTGCTTCGTAAAAAAAGATGGCTGCTTTCAGGGGTGCTGCTGCTGATCGTTGGTGCAATCGCCTTGGTTCCTATGGGCTTTATAGGTGCGGCGTTTATTCCCAAAACGGACCAGGGGGATCTCGTATTAAGAATGGAACTGGAGCCTGCGGCCACTATTTATAAAACAAATATGCTGGTGCAGGAGGCTGAAAAAGTGCTGCTGCAACAACCTGAGGTAGAGAAAGTATTTTCAAGTATTGGTTTTATAAGCGGAAACGTATCGGGGGCCGGCAGCAATGCCAATCTTGCTGAACTTACGCTGACGCTGGTGGATAAAAAGAAACGTAATATGAATGCAGATGCATTCGGGGTGTACATTCAACAGAAATTGAGCAGCATTGTAAAAGGTGTTAAGTTCTCTAATGTAGCTACTTCCATTACAGGAAATGTGAGCAGCGCCCCTATACAGATCGCGGTTAAAGGAGTGGACCTTAACGTTGTAAGGGAAGTTGCCGAAGCATACAAAAGCATAGTGGAACAGGTTCCGGGAACTCAATTCGTAAAGCTTTCTGTAAAGGAAAGAAAACCCGAAGTAAGCATTAAATTAAACAGGGAGAAAATGAGCCTCCTGGGGCTTAACGCAAGTACCGTTGGTGCTACGCTTCAAAATGCTTTTAGTGGTAATGAAGAAGGACAGTTCAAGGAGGGCGGTAATGAATATGATATCCGGGTAAGCCTGGACAAATACAGCCGTTCGGACGTGGGGAACATAAAGAATTTGTCCTTCGTAAACACCCGGGGGCAAAACATCCTGCTAAACCAGTTTGCAGAAGTCACCGAAACATTAGGGGAAACAACCCTGCAGCGCATCAACCGTTTAGGTGCCATTACTGTACAGTCTAATGTTGCCGGTAGACCAACAGGTACCGTGTCAGCAGAAATAAAAGAAAAGGCAAGGTCAGTAAAAGTTCCGGCTGGGATCAGTATAGATTACCTCGGCGACTCAAAAAACCAGGCGGACGCATTTGGCAGTCTGGGCCTGGCGCTGATCACTGCCATTTTATTGGTGTACCTGATCATGGTTGCCCTCTATGAAAATGCAGTATATCCTTTTGTGGTACTGTTCTCTATTCCTGTAGCATTAATAGGGGCATTACTGGCGCTGGCCCTTACTATGGAGACCCTGAACATCTTTACAATAATCGGGATGATCATGCTATTGGGATTGGTTTCCAAGAACGCCATATTAATGGTGGATTTTACCAATAGGCTTAAAGCCGATGGACGAACTGTTAAAGAAGCATTGGTGGAAGCAGGGAAAGAAAGGCTTCGCCCCATCCTGATGACCACATTGGCAATGATCTTTGGCATGCTGCCGATCGCTATTGCCAGCGGTGCCGCTTCAGAAATTAAGAATGGTATGGCCTGGGTTATCATTGGCGGGCTTACCAGCTCTATGGTCCTTACGCTGTTTGTAGTACCAGGTATGTATCTTATCATTGAGGATTTCCTGGTGCGTTTTAAGGGAAAGCCGCTCATTAGGTGA
- a CDS encoding SIR2 family NAD-dependent protein deacylase: MSVLDKIYSDRATIAPPALKNVSWCEKDNHNLYEYFVDFNEWIDGDDGVDIRIKYEINGLSNPSKAFFVSDLEAYNQLFKVFRNERKSEVLSKEYIRNNFTDEHWYERNIERFEQLENCLIEGTVVPFIGAGLSVESGFPTWKAHLIYQGRTCGLDADHVLDLLNNGHYETVIEEIESSGHRDAFIQEIKDAFSRTGKITQTTLRLTELFTDTLITTNYDHILQQAYDTGEENRIQLLDSTNIQEIPDNNKLTIIKLHGDIRQPANCIISKSQYNDAYGNGNLDLSKPIPRVLSYHYRTSNLLFLGCSLNRDRTMEVFQAVKDELERKGDIDRPQHFSLEAMPDTEAELTDRNSYLLKFGITPIWFPKGNYDCIEQILRLARNEMRYRGYIPGIKKQKTNEPTPVVTEQMDPSGLRMILNGILKLLRLS; this comes from the coding sequence ATGAGTGTTTTAGACAAGATATATTCTGACAGAGCAACCATTGCTCCACCGGCACTGAAAAATGTTTCTTGGTGCGAGAAGGACAATCATAATTTGTATGAATATTTTGTTGACTTCAACGAGTGGATAGATGGAGATGATGGTGTGGATATCAGGATTAAATATGAAATTAATGGCTTGTCCAATCCAAGCAAAGCCTTTTTTGTAAGCGATTTAGAAGCATACAATCAGCTATTCAAAGTCTTTCGCAACGAAAGAAAAAGTGAGGTTTTAAGTAAAGAGTATATCCGTAATAATTTCACGGATGAGCATTGGTACGAAAGAAATATTGAACGGTTTGAACAGCTTGAAAACTGTTTAATAGAGGGAACGGTAGTCCCCTTTATTGGTGCAGGTTTGTCTGTAGAATCTGGTTTCCCAACATGGAAAGCACATTTGATTTACCAGGGCAGAACATGCGGCTTAGATGCTGATCATGTTCTTGACCTCTTAAATAATGGACACTATGAAACGGTTATTGAAGAAATAGAATCCAGCGGTCATAGGGATGCTTTCATTCAGGAGATTAAAGATGCTTTTTCAAGAACAGGCAAGATCACTCAAACTACCTTACGTTTGACTGAATTGTTTACAGACACATTGATTACAACAAACTACGATCACATTCTGCAACAAGCATACGACACAGGAGAGGAAAATAGAATCCAATTGCTTGACAGCACCAACATTCAGGAAATACCCGACAATAATAAACTTACCATCATTAAGCTGCATGGTGACATCAGACAGCCTGCAAATTGTATCATAAGTAAGAGTCAATACAATGATGCATATGGTAATGGAAATCTTGACCTTTCAAAACCCATTCCGAGAGTCCTAAGCTATCACTACCGGACAAGTAATTTATTATTCCTTGGTTGCAGCCTCAACCGTGACAGAACAATGGAAGTTTTTCAAGCAGTAAAAGACGAATTAGAGAGGAAAGGAGACATAGACAGACCGCAACATTTTTCTTTAGAAGCAATGCCTGATACGGAAGCCGAATTAACAGATCGAAACTCCTATTTGTTGAAATTCGGAATTACCCCGATTTGGTTCCCAAAAGGCAATTATGATTGCATCGAACAAATTTTAAGATTAGCGAGGAACGAAATGCGATACAGGGGATATATTCCTGGAATTAAGAAACAAAAGACAAATGAACCAACACCAGTTGTGACAGAGCAAATGGATCCATCTGGTCTGCGAATGATATTGAACGGAATATTAAAATTATTACGACTTAGCTAA
- a CDS encoding ClpXP adapter SpxH family protein, whose amino-acid sequence MKPVIYLLLLLTMPGNQSCQAQTNKKMENTNPLLCDPESGVCEMPGQQNNPAGTIRSEKKPIKVVYYTDPICSSCWGIEPQLRKLKLEYGDVMEIEYRMGGLLPDWSYNSGGISKPSDVAHHWDEVSRHYDMPIIGDVWIEDPLPSSYPPSIAFKAAQLQDNGKAILFLRAIREMVFLEKKNITKWEYLESAAKSIGLDIVQFKKDYEGKAQQLFKEDLKLGKELGVRGFPTMFFTDVTGKTEMVYGSKPYSVYEGALLKLQPASVKNAYDTSWDYVFSTYHSLTAKEFAELTGTARNESERILDELTASGKLEKLVTRNGAIWRDLGI is encoded by the coding sequence ATGAAGCCAGTTATCTATCTCCTGCTGCTGCTAACAATGCCCGGTAACCAAAGTTGCCAGGCGCAAACAAATAAGAAGATGGAAAATACCAACCCTTTATTATGTGATCCGGAAAGTGGGGTTTGTGAAATGCCGGGGCAGCAAAACAACCCTGCAGGCACTATCAGATCAGAAAAGAAACCAATTAAGGTGGTTTACTATACTGACCCTATTTGTTCCTCCTGCTGGGGAATAGAGCCGCAACTGCGGAAACTTAAATTAGAATATGGTGATGTTATGGAAATAGAATACCGGATGGGTGGTTTGTTACCGGATTGGAGCTACAATAGCGGCGGCATCAGCAAACCCTCCGATGTTGCCCACCATTGGGATGAAGTGAGCCGCCATTATGATATGCCTATTATTGGCGATGTTTGGATAGAAGACCCTTTACCGTCCTCCTATCCCCCATCCATCGCTTTCAAAGCAGCACAACTGCAGGACAATGGAAAAGCTATTCTGTTCCTTCGTGCAATCCGGGAAATGGTTTTCCTGGAAAAGAAGAATATTACCAAATGGGAATACCTGGAATCTGCCGCTAAAAGCATTGGATTGGATATTGTTCAGTTTAAAAAGGATTACGAAGGGAAAGCACAGCAGCTATTTAAGGAAGATTTGAAGTTAGGCAAGGAGTTAGGGGTCCGGGGCTTCCCTACGATGTTCTTTACCGATGTAACAGGCAAAACTGAAATGGTGTATGGGTCTAAGCCTTATAGCGTTTATGAAGGTGCTTTGCTGAAGCTTCAGCCTGCTTCCGTAAAGAATGCGTATGATACAAGCTGGGATTATGTGTTTTCAACATATCATTCACTGACGGCAAAGGAGTTTGCTGAACTGACAGGAACGGCGAGGAATGAAAGTGAGAGGATATTGGATGAGTTAACTGCAAGCGGGAAGCTGGAGAAACTGGTAACGAGGAATGGGGCAATCTGGCGGGATCTGGGAATCTAA